Genomic window (Blastocatellia bacterium):
CGCCGGGCCCCTCATCTGGTCGTGCTGAGCTACCAGGGGCTGACGGTCGCTAAGGATTGGGCGCTGCGACGAAAGCTTCACCAGGCCAATACTCGATTGCGCGTGGTGAAGAACACGCTGGCCCGGTTGGCTGCCCGGGGGACGCCGGTGGAACGGCTGAGCGAGCACTTCAAAGGGATGACGGCTATCGCTCTGACTCACGATGATCCGGTGGCGCTGGCCAAAATTCTCACCGAGTTCGCTCGTGAGAATGCGGAGCTTCAATTCAAGGCTGCGCTGGTGGACGGCCATCCGATCGAAGCGCAGCAGATCGAAGCGGTCGCCGCCTTGCCCTCGAAGCCGGAGCTGATGGCTTCGGTCATGGGGCTTCTGAACGCGCCGACCCGAGCCCTGATGTCGGCGCTCACCGGCGTGACGCGCAATCTCCTGGTCGTGCTCAGTCAGATTCGAGA
Coding sequences:
- the rplJ gene encoding 50S ribosomal protein L10, with amino-acid sequence MKTRIQRQQEIEQLAEEFRRAPHLVVLSYQGLTVAKDWALRRKLHQANTRLRVVKNTLARLAARGTPVERLSEHFKGMTAIALTHDDPVALAKILTEFARENAELQFKAALVDGHPIEAQQIEAVAALPSKPELMASVMGLLNAPTRALMSALTGVTRNLLVVLSQIRDQKKPQGE